Genomic segment of Populus nigra chromosome 6, ddPopNigr1.1, whole genome shotgun sequence:
aattaagattctTATTAGACTCATGAAGACAACCTGTATAAGCTAAAgaagtattttgttttctagtaaTTCATAGAATATCCTTGCATAATGTCACTGCAGGCTGATCCGATAGCTTCAAGAATTTTTCTGGTCAGACTATTCTccatcaaaagaaaattcaCAAGGTAGAGAGAGAATTGGAATCAATTGTCTTGTTAATGGGGACAAGAAGAAACTATCCACTTCCACTCATCTACCTTTGTAATACAGATATAACATACTTCAAAGGAAAGTTAATTAATTCCTGTTTCCGAATGTGAATCATCTTCTTTATTGGAATCTTtccaattttttattggttctgAAGAAATGAAGcagtactttttaaaaaataacaaataacaaattgGAGGCCATTAAATACCTCTCCAGAGAAAAAAGCTAAAGGACCAAGTTGAAGAGTTGGAacgaagaaaaacaagaatagCCAAGCTTTGCTACACTTGAAGCCTTGAACTATGGTTCCTGACAGTAGATTATCAACTGAAGAAGTCATGAGGGTAGCAAGAGCAAGGTTCATCCAAATTTCTTGCCAGCAGCACATTGATCTCTCCTTGCTTAACCATTTCTTTGATGGCCATGTTGCTCAGTTTGGCTCCTCTGGCAAGGAGATCAAAGACATGGAACTTGCACTACTTCTTCTAGCTTCGGCTGACAAGATTGAAAATCAGCAATTTGATAATGCGAGCAAATCCCTTAACTTGTGTGGTTTCTTGTCTTCCAAGAGAGGAAATTCAGTTCAACGAGTTGTTCATTATTTTGCAAAAGCTCTTGGTGAGAGGATTGAACGAGAAATTGGGGTTGTCACATTAACGGGAATGGAAAGCAAAGGTCAGCTATTGCATCCAGAAGAGACAACAGTCACTCTGAATCCTGCTCTTATTGCATGTTCCTTACGACAACCCTACAGTCAAGTTAGTCAATTCGCTGGAATCCAGGCAGTTGTAGAGCGTTTGACCTCTGCAAAGAAAGTTCATTTTATAGACCTTGCCATTAGAAGTGGAGGGCACTGCATAGTTTTGATGCAAGCTCTTGCCAATCGACATGAAAGCCCAGTCGAGCTTCTAAAAATAACTGCTGTTGGAACAACGTCAGAGCAGAAAATGGAAGAGGCAGGTGTAAAGTTGTCCTGTTTTGCTGAGACCTTGAGCTTACCGTTTTCATTCAAAGCTATTACAattgaaaacatcaaagatttaaAAGAAGATATGTTCGAGTTAAGTGATGGAGAAGTCGTAGCTATCTTCTCCAGGATTATGCTGAGAACCATAAAACCACACCCTGGTTGCATGGAATCTCTTCTAGGAGTGCTAAGGAACCTAAATCCGCGTGTGATGGTGATCACCGAGTTCGAGGCAACTCACTGCTCACCAATATTCATTGATCGGTTTCTCGAAGCACTATTTTTCTACAGTGCTTTTTATGATTGTCTTGAATTTAACATGGATCCGTGTGATCCATATAGAATGACACTGGAAGCATGTCTGGGACAGGAAATCCGAGATATTGTTGCTGCTGAGGATGATAAAAGAATGTTCCAGCACTTCAAGATCGATGGCTGGAGGGCTAATTTCGCAAAGTTTGGAATGGTGGAAGAAGAACTTAGCACGTCATCTTTTTATCAAGCAGAGCTGGTGCTTCAGAATTTTGCTTCTGGAAATTTATGCACACTTGACAGGAATGGAAAATGCCTTATTACTGGATGGAGGGGAACTCCAATTCTTTCAGTTTCTGCTTGGAGGTTCCATCAACAGGAACAGAAAAGGAAGGGTTGTCCCAAGAAATATTAATCATGTTAATGGAAATGGTTAGTTAACAGAACATCTATTCATAGAAATACTTTAATTTTCATGTAGAAAATCTTGTTCAAAATCAATGCAATTCAAATTCCTcatcggttttttttatttgatttttttaaatcaagtaaaatatttctaaCCTTAAATTGTGATATTGTTAAGCAGATCTTATTAGACAATAATTAGGCTAagatttcttgtttaatttttatattaaaaaaatcaattttatttgataaaatgaagggaaaaaattGCAAGCTCTAGTTATGTTTCTTTCAATCTTGAAATTCGCTTTAACattgtagaattttttttattactaaatcttaaaatgaaacgtaacttttttaaatttaaaataaaatttcatgttttttcaatgaataATACTGGAGCCATAAGATATTGATTAtaaaattctttataaaaatatttttgtgttgtATTCATCTTTTTCACacttatcataataaaaaaataaaaaattatttagataaataattttaaggatgcacgaaaataaaaatacagaaaataGTATTTTAAGGTTGTGTAGAAATAGCAAGTAGTTttgaagaatgaagaaaatagaaaaaaatcaaataaagtgtttataaatatatagggCTAGGCTACGACAAGCCCACACGTTTGGACGCGTGGGCTAAGCGTGCTTGGCCCAAGCTTCCCTGTCCCGGATGCTAAAAAAGCAATTTTAGTGACCACAAAGGGGCCAGCGGTTTTGAccattcaaactcaatttttccattattttttaccCAAAGGCCAAAACACTTCAAAATGATCCCCATAATACGTAGAAAAACATTccataatattaaaacatattttaaacccaccaaaaacaaatcaaattaaaaaatacaaagatttttttctaGTCCCGGTCCCTCTCTTTCGACCATTTCGTGTATTAAAACAACCACCAACGAACTTCCttataaaagaaaacacatggCACCAAAGTTGTTGGATAAACATGTCCTGGTATTATCAGATAAATGAGTTTCTTGGAATATCAACAGTATCAAACAATAATGATGCAGTTCCTGAACTATCAGATAAACTACCATGATAAAATCCTATGCAAATTCTGGTAATCCAGGAGAAGCAAGTTTATCTGATAGTGCAGGAACTGCATCATTGCAGCTAAATGGTGTTGAACGGAGCTTTTGAGTTTACAAATTACAAGATGCAAGGAGTCAAAATAAAGATGGATGCAATTCATTGTGCTTGTACTCTGCCTATTTTAAGTAGATGAGGCATGGAGGGGGGTAAACATAACTGGGGTAAGAATTGTACATCTAATATCACAGCTTCAGCTCGATATGCATTGAATGCTATATTTGTCGTTGTATGCGTGTATGTGCATTACCAATGTCATTCACTTTAtgtcaaaatagaaattatggAGCAGTAGTTTTCCTAAAAATTCATCTTCTTGTATTTTTGAGTCGTTTTGAGTCCTGTTGCTAAGTGACTTTTGATGCTTGTGTGGTGGGTAGTTAACCATCATGATGTTTTCCTTTCCGATATAGAAAAGACCTTGTTGATTGTAGATAAACGAGTAAAGATTTCTATAGAAACTAAAATATGGCATTTTCAAATGAATTATCATGCAATGGAGGGAACGCTTATGCTAAATGGATAAGCAGAAGATTCAGAgcataaatgaaaggaaaaaatatgaTTGTCGCTTGCATTAGCTAAATagctaaaatatgaaaatttatgATGTCATCAGTAGGATGAAAGACTGAAAGAACTTCAAAGCCTTGAAGAACGCTAGGATCTATTACAGGTTATTCCTGTACCCGAGCTCCATGTGCACTAATTAGCAATAGTAAAGCTCCAGGAGACATGTGCTTAGCCAAGTGGTTAGTGacctttaccttttcttttttgctcaTTCCCACCAGTGCTGACAGGAAAACGACTGCATATTGTTTTAAGCTGCTTGACACATTCATGGTATCTTCAGCGTGGAAAGCCATTTGTCTGGACAATTCTGAATCTGATGAAAACAACTTAAGGCTTTGGGATTTTCTGAGGGGTCTGGG
This window contains:
- the LOC133696671 gene encoding DELLA protein GAI1-like — its product is MVPDSRLSTEEVMRVARARFIQISCQQHIDLSLLNHFFDGHVAQFGSSGKEIKDMELALLLLASADKIENQQFDNASKSLNLCGFLSSKRGNSVQRVVHYFAKALGERIEREIGVVTLTGMESKGQLLHPEETTVTLNPALIACSLRQPYSQVSQFAGIQAVVERLTSAKKVHFIDLAIRSGGHCIVLMQALANRHESPVELLKITAVGTTSEQKMEEAGVKLSCFAETLSLPFSFKAITIENIKDLKEDMFELSDGEVVAIFSRIMLRTIKPHPGCMESLLGVLRNLNPRVMVITEFEATHCSPIFIDRFLEALFFYSAFYDCLEFNMDPCDPYRMTLEACLGQEIRDIVAAEDDKRMFQHFKIDGWRANFAKFGMVEEELSTSSFYQAELVLQNFASGNLCTLDRNGKCLITGWRGTPILSVSAWRFHQQEQKRKGCPKKY